Within the Plasmodium relictum strain SGS1 genome assembly, chromosome: 12 genome, the region ttgtaatgaatataaatatacaagaatatatacaaatatataaataacattaatataaaatatgaagTATTCTTatagataatataaaatttatatattacatatatatatatattaacaatATAACTTGTAGATATgaacaaatttaaaaattttaattctttccaaattttctattttttaaagctttttctaatttttcattttttgttgataataaaatttgtcGTTTTTATggtttttcaattttttatcttttttttttttttttttcatttaatacttataaaatttttaataattttcatgaataaattgaaatttcataattattatgttttatatatatatgtatttatttatattttttttttttttttgctataaaaaaatattttgataatatttttattattaaaaaaaaatttcatgtaaaaaaatattaagtttgtatttatatatgcgTACCATCAACATACGAATGTTTATCTTAAAATAAAGCATGAATgcaattttatatatttcattttataaatattttatacacacttaaaatgtattaattttttagtataagaattatttttgctattttctttatttttaaatattaagataaaaaaaagaaaatatatatatatatatatatgtataagaataaaaacaAACGGATGTATTTCTTaagagaaaatttttttttgtaatttaaaaaaatttagtaagagtttaaaatatgttttttaattgatattaaatatttttttttcttttatcgAATAAGAATCATttgcatatatatacttatttgaacaaaaaaaaaaaaattggttCGGATTATAAATGTaagatttataaatatttatacatacAGGAatctcattttattttatattataatagtatacgtaatttttcaaatattttttttttatttttagtaatattaattatatataaaaaaaaattatatagtaAGTAGATATTTTGAgtaattttttctcttttatttgTAAAATATGAGTTTGCATTACTTCTGAAAAGATAAATTatgatatattaatttataagcatatttttattttgtttacatttttcttaaaattatttttctctaAACAtatacaaagaaaaaaaaaaaatatattaacataaattttttataattaaattatcttATAgtctttaaatatttttttcttattcatTTGttgtttattaaatattaaagaaattaaaatttattagaatgatttaaaaaaaaggataaatatttaaataattattaaaaggaACTATTGAGTATCTTaattaaaattcttttaataaaaagttgtaaaaagaaaaataaaaatatatataaggattgtttttacttattctctaattttttttggattaattttatatttttagtgataaaaaaaaaaaaaaaaaaaatttttctatagaataattttttttttaaatatgaaatattgAACTTTCTCTTAGACTTAAATGCATACAtcttttttgtaaataaaaaaacttttatacTAAATATTATTctgtaaattattaaaatatatatgtattgcataaaatatatacatataaaaaaaattatttatgtattaatgCCGTTTGTATTTAATATcgtattttcttatttttatatcattttgatgtataattaaaacaaaattattgattgctaaaaaaaaaaactacttttttcattatataaaaaaattcatcaTACAAAACAGTTATTtcaatgtaaaaatatattattacaataaataaatttccttttaagtttggttttttttttttttataaaaataaattattctcacataaaaatatactgTTTCAATAATGAATTACAAATCATTATAGATATATTTAGTCTCTTTTCAAAAACGTGCTCATAATACGTATGATCATTTCaaaaatatcattttattattattaaattattttatcttataattatttaaaattttacatttaatAAAGTTGCACATTAATTGTTAAATTATTCCACATCACTAtcaaactttttttttttttttttattatagttAATTTGTTTTAGTTATTGTTGTAATTCtttgatatattttaatttatattattaattacttTGTAACTAACCTTATGAGATGCCTTAAAAATATCTTGctatcattatatatattaaacatattataaatagaaaaaaatttaagaataaGATATAATGCAGAAAGgaataaggaaaaaaattatatttttttttttatggatatcattaatatttaaatgtgaaacaaaaaaaaagttaagtGCTTCATTAAATTTTGTTTCAAGTAAAAACCTTTCTAATGGGAtaagattaaaaaataagCATTTAAAAGAAACCAATAGGATATATATAGTAGCAGAAGAAAATACAATTACATTGAATGatcaaaattatatgaatgaactgaaaaatgtaaaagtaaaaagaaatataagtGAAGCATTGCATATGGCAGTTTatgaagaaatgaaaaaagacaaaaatgTGTATGTCCTAGGAGAAGATGTAGGACTATATGGAGGTTCGTATAAGGTAACGAAAAATTTAGCTCATTTTTTTGGTTTTGCAAGAGTATTAGATACACCAATATGTGAAAATGCCTTTATGGGATTAGGCATAGGATCTTCTATTAATGGATTAAGGCCAATAATAGAAGGAAtgaatttatcttttttaattttagctTTTAATCAAATTTCAAATAATGCATGTATGATGAGATATATGTGTGATGGCCAATTTAATATTCCTGTAGTTATAAGGGGACCTGGAGGAGTTGGAAAACAATTAGGTCCAGAACATTCTCAAAGAATTGAATCTTATTTAATGAGTATTCCAGGATTAAAAATTGTTTCATGCTCAACTCCTTATAATGCTAGAGGATTATTAAAATCAGCTATTAGAGATAATAATCCTGTTTTATTCTTAGAACacgttttattatataatttagaaGAAGAAATTCCACTTTTACCTTATACGCTACCTATTGATAAGGCAGAAATTGTTAAAAAAGGTAAGGATTTAACTATATTATGTTATGGTATCACAAGACATATAGCCTTAGAAGCTGCAAAAGAGttacataaaattaatattgaTGTAGAAATCGTAGATTTAATTTCCTTAAAACCATTTGATATGGAAACTATAGAACATTCTCTTAAAAAAACTCATAAATGTTTAATATTAGATGAATCAGCAGGTTTTGGAGGTATTGGTGCTGAATTATACACTCAAATAGTAGAAAAGTTTTCTTCTTACTTAAAAAGAGTACCTGCTCGTTTATGCACTAAAGATATTCCTATTGCTTATTCAAGTAAATATGAAGATGCttgtataattaaaaaagaagatgtAGTTTATATGTCTACATATTTACATTcttcataaaaaatgaaaaataaaatatatatctgcTATTATAActccatatatatatttatatataaataaattttgcaaacaaaagttatatatagatagatatagatatattaatatacttGCAACAGTAATGtaataaacatatatttattatataataaaagaaataatataattatgcAGCAAAATATAGTGAGGGACTGAGATATAGAAATCAAAATAGTGAACATATTTTAATGAGAAAATCAAAATTATatctaaatatataaagtaatATTACATTATGTATCAAGTATGAGAATACACATAAGAATTTATTCAACTTTTACCTTTTATATGATATATCAAATTTTTAGTATATTACAATTAATCCATAATAAATTgatatattaagaaaaagatatatatttctttactttgcattttttattaataagcttagtataaaaaaaaaagaaaagaaaagaattttaaagataaatacaaaaattaatataaatcatttattgaaatttttaaaacttatttattaaattttttttctacatcTAGGTatctaatattttataataaaaattatttcatataaataaatagataaatatttatatttttttgttaatttttcttaatgctcaatgatttttttttttttaatttttaatagtgGCAAGAATTCTTCCttttattcattattattttttctactttatatgaattatattctatattatatatacatatatatattatctattttttttttttttaatagacagattatatattttttaaatataattaaaaaaaaaataaataaattaatatatttgttttttttaaaaagaaaaagattatTTCTAATAATATAACGCACTATATGTAATCATTAaaactattttattaatatactttttttaataaatcaaaaaaaataataaaaattagaaattATGGAAAATATTCTAAGAATCCAGGttagtattattaaaattagaaaaaaaaataatgataaaaaatataaattatggAAGAGTTGTAAAATGTCTTAAGGTAATAATGTCttactaaataaaaaatttaatatattaatatgttTTCTTAAAATACAAGAGTAAAAgtgttattatatattttataaattttttaaattttacaaataaaaatattccaaaaattaataaaacaaaaaaagaaaaaaaataattatgtgagttaaaaaaaacatattcaaaattataaatatcaaatgaattaaaaaaatttcatcataaaacaaaaaaaaaaaaaataaaaataaaataaaataaaagcattttaatatttatatgaatatatagtatttatttcatatttttcaaattaaaatttaatctaatattttataattaaggaaaaatattatcaaataaacaaacatgatcatttttaaaaatctaaacagataacaaaaaaaaaaaaaaattgtagtattaataattacctcatattgaattatttttgaatgtattaatatttctaaataaaatatagttTTACTTAATTCTATATAAcgtaaaataatataagtttataaaattttttatattttataatttattatttaaaccattgatatataattaaaattatattaatattaatctTTTTATCCCTTTAAAGACTTATGATTCTATTGTGAATGaaatagatttttttttgtgcTAGTTGAAGAAATGTTTAAATGTTTATTGTGTTAATATTTTATCGTCTCATTATTTATTCtcaattaatatttaaaacaatatatatattctttatattttaaattatgataaatatatattatcaagTGAAGCATAAAAAGGTATctctattttaatttataaattttagttaatttattttaattatccAGATTAtagttattataaaaataatttgtatCTTCAATttatatatcattattttctcttGAATTCTGatatataaaagtattattCATATCATAATTAAAGTCCAtactattaaaattatataatggtactgttttatatttattatgcaaatcaatttttttgtattccATATTAAATGGTATTCCAATTGTGATACatgataaaaaatgtttCCCTTCATATTCAAAAGGATTTAAAATCAAAATAGGTTTATTACTATCTAAtgatattctatttttttcttcagtGAAATTAACAATGCCAGTGTTAGCTATATATAATGGTAATATATGCAAAGTGCTATTATCATAA harbors:
- the pdhB gene encoding pyruvate dehydrogenase E1 component subunit beta, putative; this encodes MQKGIRKKIIFFFLWISLIFKCETKKKLSASLNFVSSKNLSNGIRLKNKHLKETNRIYIVAEENTITLNDQNYMNELKNVKVKRNISEALHMAVYEEMKKDKNVYVLGEDVGLYGGSYKVTKNLAHFFGFARVLDTPICENAFMGLGIGSSINGLRPIIEGMNLSFLILAFNQISNNACMMRYMCDGQFNIPVVIRGPGGVGKQLGPEHSQRIESYLMSIPGLKIVSCSTPYNARGLLKSAIRDNNPVLFLEHVLLYNLEEEIPLLPYTLPIDKAEIVKKGKDLTILCYGITRHIALEAAKELHKINIDVEIVDLISLKPFDMETIEHSLKKTHKCLILDESAGFGGIGAELYTQIVEKFSSYLKRVPARLCTKDIPIAYSSKYEDACIIKKEDVVYMSTYLHSS